The genomic region TAAATTCGTTATTGATCTTCTTGACGAGATCGATCGCATCGAGCACGCTCTCGCAAGCCCGACGCTTGGCCGATGGCGTCAAGGACGGATTATTCTCGATGCTGGCCAGCTTGGAATAGAGCGAGCCAAAGCCGGCCCCGACATCGCTGAAATGGTTGCTCTTGCGAATGACGGTCTCCACCATGGGAATCTTGCCGCTCGTCAGGATCGCATGGACTTCCGGAAGCGACCTGTTGTGTTTGAGAGCGATCATGTCGACATAATTCCAGATCGCCGCGTAAGGGATCGGTCCCTGCGGCCGCTTTTTGGATATCTCCTTCAATATAGTCGCGACCTTGATCGCTGACGTCGCGGCGGTCGGTTCCGGAATGATCGGAATGAGGACCGCGTCGCACTCGTGATAGACCTCGATCGCGCGCTGATGCACATACCCGCCAACGTCATAGATGCGAATATCCGCCTCGGGCGCATCGGCCAGCCGGTTCCGGAACCGGTCCCCGGGCGCCACCCGCATATGCAGCAACGTGCCATCAGTCGGCAGCAAACCACGCTTCATCGAAACATTGTACCAGCGCGTCGACGACTCTTGCTCATCGCAGTCGATGAGCAGCGTTCTGTGCCCCTGTTGCGCGAACTCCGCTGCAAGGTTGACATTCAAGGTCGATTTTCCTGCACCACCTTTGAACGTTGAGATAGCAAGCGAAAGTGGTTTGACTGCCATGAAACTCCTCATCCTTTGCATTAGAAGTCGCCGGCGCTGCGGGCTTTGCTCGATCGCAGTGGCGGCCGACACGTTGTGGGGTCCAGCGCCCCGCAACCATGCCAGCAGCCTCCCCTTTCAGGCCCGAAGTCTGGCTCGTCGCTGTTCCTGCTGCCGCGCGGCGATCAAATCGTCATTCAGCCGGTTGATCTCGCGCTCACGGGCCGCATCCGCCACCGGATCCCTCGCCGGCCAAAATCGAAGGATGGGCAAGAAAAGCAGCGTGAAGAAAGCGACCGCGGCAGCCTTAAACCAGGAAGACTGCGCATAAAGATCCACCGGCCATTGCCATAGCGCTTGCGTCGATTCAGCCGGCAGAAAGGCATACGAGATCGCCAGGACTATGCCGTATGCAACGAAGGACGCGACGAGAAGGCAGACGGCCGAGACGGCCAAAAAGTTCACGATCAATATCAACAACCATGCCGCCCGAAACGGGAAGACGACAACCTTGAGCGCCTTTCTAGCCGCCGCCATCACCCTTCTCCATCTGCACGTTTCCGGTGTCCGAAACACATACTGCAATCTTTGCGCATTTTCCATACTTGCACTGCAGTATAATTTCGTGCATTCTCAAAACAGTCAACAGGTGACGGATGCGAGCATGAACAATGGCGCATGGAGGTTCGACCGCCTCCTCTTTTGCACCCTTCTAGGCGCCCTGGTTGCCCTGCCCTTTGCCGCGCGGGCCGACACGGCCATTGAGTTTGTCAGCTACTATCAGAACGCCTATGCAGAGGGCCGCGACCTAATCCCCGGACCGCAAATACCGCTGGACACCTCATCGATCGCGTCCCGACTTGATCTGCAAACCGTTAGCCCAGAAGCCGCGCTAAGCGGCAACGCTTTTCTCGGCGCCGATGGTTCCGTGATCAAACTGGCCGGCGTTCAGGGTTGCCTGTCGACCGAGCCACTGGAATTTGCCGGAATGCCGACGACCTGTGCCATGATTTCGCTTGCCGGCATGACTGCGACGCTCGATGAGGCAAAGAAAGGCGCTGGCGACGCATTCCCATGCCACGTTTTCGCGCAAAATCCCGGCGGACCAGCGGTGCGTTTTGCCGAATGTTTTTTCGTCGAGAATGGCGCGGTTCGATCGCTCTCCGAGGCGCTCATCCGCAAGGGCTTGGCGTTCGCTGCCCGTGACCGCGCCGGGCGGCCTGTGTTTCCGGAATATCTGCAAGCCGAGGAAGCCGCACACAGTGAACGAGCCGGCATCTGGGCGAGCGATCAGTTCGCGCACCCCAATGGGGAACGCTACCCGGTCAATTCGTCGACCAATTGATGCGGATTGGGTTCCTTATGTTCATTTCCACGATCACAGCTTCCGGTGTCTATGCTGCCACGACAATCATGCCGATGCTCGCCAACGGCAATGTCATGCGCGAATCGTATTTCTGGCCACCGGTCGTTCCTGTTCAGGCATCGCAAACCGACATTCCCTCGGCCGTTGACGCTGGTGGCGCCCAACCCGAATTCGTTCCGTTCCCCACGCAGGCGCAGTTCGAGACGGGCGACACCTGGATCTCCGGCGGGCGACGCTATCGCCTCTACGGTCTGCAGGCCTGTCTTCGTGGAACCAATGTCACCGTCTTTGCCGGCGTTGTCCGGGATTGCGGAGAGCTCGATCTGATCATGGCGCAGGCGTTGATCCGAGACACGAGGCCCGTCTGCGCGACCATCAAAAATCTCGACCAGAACAACGCGGTCGTCGCATGCCAAACGACGACAGGCCGGCATCGGTACGACCTGGCAACCTATATGATTGCCCAAGGTTGGGGATTTGCAGCCGTCGACAGCGCGGGGCAACTGATCGTTCCAGGTTACAGAGTTGCTGAGGAAAGTGCGCGTTCGGCGCGCGCAGGACTTTGGGCATATTCGGACCTGCCGCATCCGGTTTCCGTTCTCCAACAACAGGCGGGGGCACAACAATGAGAGTTGTGGCTGCCTCCATAGTATGGTTCGCAATGGCACCGACGGCATTGTTTGCGCAAAGCCGCCCAACCGATGTGCCGCGTCAGATCTACGGCAAGGTTCAGGTCGTTGATGCGACCACGTTTGAATTCCTCAAGAGCCGACAGATCGTCCGCCTGGCGGGATATGAAGCTCCTCGCCTTGAGCAGACGGCGACAAGCGATGGCGTGGAGTGGCCCGCCGGTCAGGTCTCGCGCGCGTGGATGATCCTCCGGACACTTGGGCAGAACGTCAACTGCGCGCCGGTTGACCGCGACACCAATAAGGTCCTGATTGCCCATTGCTTCGTCGGCGAGACAAATCTCGCAGCGACGGCAATTGCGGAGGGTATCGGCTATGCCTTCAATTACCGCAACGAACCCCAGGTCGCTGCCTATTTCGATATCGAGCGAAAAGCCAGGGGGCTGGGCTATGGCGTTTGGTCGTCACCGGATCTGCTTCCCCCTTGGCTTTACACCGCATCGGCGGTGGCCGCGGAGAAGTCGGACGGCCAATCACCAGAAGCCGAGACGGGCCTGCCTCTGCCGTTGCCTGTTACCCAAGCGGCTCGGTGAACTTAAAGACGTGCAAGGAGATTGAATGAATCGCATCTTTTGCTCCCTCGGTGTCACGGCAATTCTGCTCGTCCTCGCTCCGGTCGCGAGCGGCGCGCAAGATAGCGCCACTCCTAATCTGACCGAGCAGCTTGATCCGGACTTTTGCGGCGCGGGCGGCGCCGGCTGCGATCCGACGGACGTGCAGCAATGGAAAGCAATTGGCAACAGGCTTGCCGACCTGTCGTCGGCAGACCTTAGCCAATACGCTTACGCCTGCGCCAAGCATGCGGACTGGAAGAAGGAGTGCGAGACCGATCCGGTTGCTGTCCTCAAGCGACTGGGCATCGAGGGGTATTGAGGTTCCCGATGGCCAAGCGTCCCGATACCGCAGTGATTGCTGCCGCCATCGCCCTCCTTGCTGGAACAGCGGGAGGATATGCGATCAGTGAGCTGGCGCGAACCGGTCATATCGCAGACCTGGAAAAAGAGATCGTCCGACTGAAGGAGTCGGCACAGCAACCGTTGCCCGTGGACGCTCCGAGTGACGAAGAGGCAAGTGCTGCGATCGCGAAGTCAGGCCGTTCAATCAGGATCTCGGAGTGCAAGCCGCGCGAGGCAGTACCTGGCGTCACCTGTACCGGCATCATCACGACAACGTCAAGCTCCTTTACCGGCTCGGCGCAACCGGGCGTGCTTTCCTTTGCGAGGATCGACGGTGCCTGGGCGCAAATCCAGTAGTCGATAACGGAGGCGAATTATGAGACCGTCGCTGATTTTGGTCGCAGCATTGACTGGGACAGCCCTTGGCGCCCTGGCCGGCCGCGCAAAAGCCGAGGACGCCTCGTGGGGATGCCAAGTTCTGTTGTGTGCGGCATCGCAGAATCCGTCCTGGCGCGGCGTTGCCTATTGCGTTCCACCTATGACAAAGCTCATTGCCGCGATGAAGGAACCGGGATTTTCCTGGCCGATTTGCCATGAGGCCAAGGCCGGCAAGCCGGGGCGAGAAAACTACGAAGATTGCCCGGCCGGAACGACGGTCGGCTATAGCTCGCAAGGCGACGGTGGCTGGCGCGGCGAGCCCGACCAGTGCATCAAAACAGTCGATGTCTGCCGATCACCGATCGAGCGCAATGCCCACACGAGACAGTCAGGTATGACGATAGAGCGCAGTTTCGGCAACGGCCATGATGGCTGCATCCAGCAAGTTGCCACGCCGCGACCGCGGCGAGCCGATCCCTATTTCTTCGATATCCCGAACGACCAAGGCGTGAAGGAAAGGTTCTGGTTTAACCTCGATCACTAAAACTAAATTCGCGCAGGCCGATCGTGCGCTATGACAGGAAAATCATGACGTGGTCTCGGGAGCTTTTTTCTTCCCTCGGTGCGCTTTCAACGCTTCTATCCGAGAGAGATCGTCTTCGGTGACCCTGAGCAAATCCTCGATCATGACATCCCATTCGCGCTGCATCTTGTCGAGGGTCGACAGCTTGACGTCACGCATGGCGCGGGTCACTTGCGACATATAGGCCTCCGACACACCGAGTTGCTCGGCCAGATCCTTGTTCGACAAGCCCCGCTCGGCCTTCAATCGGCGCAGGCCGATCGCGAGCCTTTCTTGAAACGACAGCGCCTTCAATGTCGAAACGTCGTCTGCTTTGCCGGACGGATCGTCTTTCAGACGAGACATAGAACGCCTTCCCCGGCGGAAGATGTGCTCGATACGGCACGATGAGACGTTTCATCCCGGCGACAGAGGATGCTGCCGCAGCTGCTGGTCCGGGACTTGTTCGAAATTCTACTGCTCATCCAATGCCTGACGCCGGCTAGAGACCACGATGACCAAGCGTAAACCCTTTGTTGCCTATCTCTTGCATCCAAGCGTTCACAACTTCGTTACACGTCTTACACTGCGACGATCACGCCCCGCAAGAGGATGTCGCAACCTCCTGGGATCGCCGAGCCCGCTAGTTGGCGCCGTCTTCAATCGGCACGAATCCTCATGGACAAGTCCCTCCATAGATTCGAGTCCCTTGCCGCTGCTCGCTCATCACTTATACTGCAGTTATATTTTTCGAAATTGAGTTCGAAGGAGACTCTCGATGACGTCGCTTAAAAAGCATGGCTACCGATTTGACTTGCGGCGGCTCTGTGTGGCGACCCTGGTTCTCGGATTTGTTTTCCTCCTCGCCTGCATCGTAATCCGAGACAGCCTCACGCTGGGTTTCGCGATGATGATCCCGATCTATGCCTTCCTTTCGGCTGTGCTCGAAGGTTCGCGCATCGACAAAGGCAGGGCTTGGAACATCCGAGCTTGGGGAGAGACGATCATCGCCGCAAGCGCCGCTGCCGGTGTGGGATACCTCGGCTATCGGCTCTGGCTCCTCGGTTATTGAAGGTCTCGCATGCGGATCGTCGTTCGCAACAGTCCAGCGCATCCACTTGCCGACCTGTCCGACCGAGAGGCAACCGCGTTGCGTGCCTGGTATGGCAACGCTGCATCCAAGGAAGATGAGGCTATTGCGCTTTCGGTCATCAAACGCTCCAAAGTGATGGACGGCTGGATTGAATGCGATTGCCTCGCCGCTGGCTTGCAGCCTTTGCTCGCACCGATCCAACAGGAGCGTACATTTACGCTGCGACGACTGACCCCGAAGGAGGCGGACCCGCACCGGCATGAAGAGCGTCCAAACCATGCGCAAACGTGCCCGTTCCATGTAGACAAGGACGCTGCTCCCGCGCTGTTCGATCGTCGCTATCAGATCCGCCCGCTGCCAAAACCCAAGCGCAGCTATATCGACGCCCTTCCGGCCATCCCCAACCGTCTTGCTGATCTCTCGGACGATGATCCCACCCGATCGAGGGAACGAAACGACCGTCCTTCCAGACTTGGCGGCATCCTGTGGCGGATGCTGGACAGGGCGGGTACAAACGTCATACCCCCACTGCAGGACCATCCCGAATTTGCGCTGGGAGGTCAGCTCTCGAGGATGCGTTCCGCCGCGAGGGAGCTCAGGGTGCTGCGGACCTGGACACTGAACGCACTGCTGTCGACATGGGGTGCGGATTACTGGGACCCGGCCAGCCGTTGGCAGCGGTTGCTCTGGACCTCTCGTCCGGACTGGCCGGAGAACCTTCGACGAACCGGCTTTATGTTGGTGTTTTCGAAAAGCGTTTCGGCGCAGACGATCATGCCGGCATCGTCCTCACGCAACATCGATGTGCTCGGCAAGGTCCGCCAGCCATTGCGGGGCGATCCCGCGCTGAGGGGTCCGTTCCTGACTTTGCTGAACGTCGATTTTCAGGAGGATGACGAAGGCCCTGTGCGGGCGATCCAGGCCTATGCGCAGCCTGTTTATAATGGCGACACGCTCTTTCCGGTCGAATCGGGATTCGAAAGAGACGTTTCGCATCTGCTGTTCTGGCTACAGCAAGCTCTCTTCGACGCCGCGCCGGATCTTCGCATCAAGATCATCAAGCCGCTATTCGCATTGGACACTCCCATTGGTGTGTGCAGGCCGGACTTCATATTGGAGGCGTCGTATCGACGATCCCCGCCCGTGAACCTCATCGTCGAAGCATTTGGGATGGAGACCGACGAATACCGAGAGGCGAAGGAAAGGACTCTGCCTCGCATGAAGCATCTCGGGCCGATCTTTGGCATTTTTCCCAAGGACCTCGCGGAGGCGAAGGCCGCAGACACCGCCAAGCGGCTACAAGACTGGGTGATCGATCAAGTTCGTCAGGCCAGAAATACCCCGCCAACATCCGATGACGACATCCTGACCTGAAGATCAATTGTGGTCGCCAATTTTCCGCAGCGTTTGATTGGCCTTCACCGGACAGCGCTCAGCTCGACTCTCGCGGCATCGAGGAGCGCCTATTGGATGATCACCAGTACCTCGGGTGGGCAAGTTCCGAACATGCGCGAGACGAGGTCGTCGGCCAGTTCTGTGATCGTGGGCGTCAGCCTCACCGGCCGACTTGTCGATCGCATCCTCACCATCGCCCTCTGGGCCAACCTCGGCTCGGTTCGCTTGCCTTTCCATCTCGCGCTCCTTCACCATCAGCCAAAAGCCGGCGTCAGCCTTGGCGGCAGCAACAATTCGTTCGAGATGACCACTTTCTGAAATATCGCGGTATAAGATATGTCGGATCTCACCCATGTATCGTTCTCCCTGCAAGATGGGGACGCAGTGTTGCGTCGTTGCGGGCGACGTCGCATCTACTCAGAATGCGCCTCGGTCCCAGATTGCTCCCGATCCTCGCCCAGCGGATCCCGCGCCAAGCTAGCGAACTGGCGCAGGTAGGCGTTCGAACTGCCCTCGGTGAGCCGATCCGACAGGCTCTCTATCAAGAGCTCGACATCCGCGTTGAGCAAGACCGGCTCAAGTGCATTCCCTTCGGCCTGCTGGAAGATCACGTCGTTCAACGCGGTAAGATCTGCCCCGAATACTTCTCTGACCTCCTGCCGCTGAAGAACAGACGCCACCGACCGAGGATCGATTTGCTTGGGTGGACCATTGGCCGGTTTGGCTCGAACGCTCCGATGTGCCGGTGAGCCCGAATAGACATTGCGGCTGAGCTTCTCCTCGTCGATATCGAGACCGATGTCACTCTCGCGAGCGGCTCCAGGCGTTTTGGGCATGCCGCGCTTTCGTTGCCCGCTCGCCGGATCCCCCTTTCGCTTGTCTCCCGACTGCTTCTTCTTTTCCGCCTGTACCTCCTCCTCCGCCACGCCGGCCTCGCGTGTCTCGTCGAGATCCAGGCGATGACGCAGCTCATCGAGCGAGGAAATGTAGACGTGGCGGACAGCATCCTTGACGACGAAGCGCACGGCATCGATGTCAGTGCCTGTCGAGGCCGGGGCCGCCGCAGCGGACTTACTATCGGCGATTGTCCATTCAGCCGGCTCCATGCAAGGTCTTTTCACCGGCTTGAACTTTCGCACTTTCGAAAACATCCGCTCACCGCCGGAATCAAGCTTCATGATGCGCATCAGCGGCATTCCGGTGACCTGCAGGATCGCCTCTTCCGGCTTCATCAACATCAGCGTGTTGACAGGAAGGAGATCGACCGAGACCGGCACCTTCGAGATCGACCGCTGCCTTCGGCCGTGACGATGGGAGTAAGACGATTGCTCGACCCACTCCGTCGTCTTGCCGGCGGCCATCGAGACTGCGGTCGCATCTTCCTGGTTCTGAAAATTCATGAACAGCTTGATCGTCGAAGCGCCCATCAGGATCTTCTGGCCGGAGCGCTGATACAGCCTTTCAAGCTGCGCGCCATCCTGAAGGATAAAGACGAAACGCACGCCATTCTTGCGGATCAGCGGGGCGAGCGTCAGCACGGTGTCGATCCGACCACCGTTGCCGAATTCGTCGAGCATCATCAGGACTTCGTGCTCACCGTTGCGCAATGGCCCCATCTGCACAAGCTTGTCAGCCATCTGCTGGATAAACATCGAGATCAGCCGCTCGTAGATCTGCATGGCGTTCCAGTCCGCCTGGATATAGATGACGAGCTTACGCTTTCTGATAGTGTCGATCGGGATGGTGGTGATCGAGGTCAACGCTTCCACCAGCGGGTTCTGCAGAAAGTTGAGCTTGGCGACGATCTCCGCCGCGATCCCCTCCCCGAGCTTTTCATGGCGGCCGGCGAATTTGGTCAGCTGCATACGGGTCTGGTCGGAGAGAACCGACTCGTAGTTCTCCAGTAGCTGGATGATCGCCTTGCGCTCGTCGGACATCGAGTTGAGGATGCGGTAGAGTTCGCTGAGCGACTTGCGGGTGTCAGGGCATTCGAGCACGAAGCCGAGCATCGCCGTCAACAGGATCCTGGCGCTTTCCTCCCAGAAGTCGGAGGAATCCGATCGCAGCCGTTCTGGCAACAGCATCTGCGTCAACTTCTGCAGGTCGGTGATCCGCTGGTTCGGCTCGTCACTGATCAGGTCGAGGGGATTGTAGCCGTCGGTGAACTTCGAGCCGGGCGCCAGCAGGAAAACCTCATATCCCTTGTCTTTCAGGTAACCGGAGGTTTCCTCGAACAGCTCGCCGCTCATGTCGAGGACGACCTGCGATCCCTGAAAGCTCATCATTGTCGGAATGACGAAGGCGCGCGACTTGCCCTGCCCCGGCGAACCGATCACCATCACATGCTGGTCGCCGTCATTGCGCAAAAGCAAACCCTGTTTCAGTCCGAGAACGATGCCGTGCTTGTCGCGCAGCCGAAAATCGGCTGCGTCCTTCAAGGTGGCGAGGCGTGCCTTTCCCATGATCATCCGCTGACGTTTCTGGATTGCCGCGCCGATCGGAAATCCGACGATGGCACCGGCGGCAGCGAGACCTGCGAGCGCGGCGAGCAACGTCTGCCGGGAGGGTTTTTGATAGGCGCCGGCTGCATCGATTGCGCCGAAAGGCGCCTGATACATCGCGGCCAGATGTTTGCCATAGTAGCTGGCAATCTCGGCATGCTCGCCGGCCCTGGTGGCAACCATATAGAAGGCCACGCCGTAGACGATGACACCGGCATAGGCGGCGGTGAAGATGAGAGCCGTATGAGCAATCAGACTGAACATCGACCGGACATGCAGGAGATAGAGGATCTTGCGCGATAGCGCCCTGCCACCTTTCAGCATCCAAAGGCAAGCCAAGAAAAACAGGAGCGGCGAGGCAAGGACGAAGGCCAGCAGCGAAAGCCCGACCGTGTTGCGCACATGGATGATGGACCAGGTATAGTGGATCGCATCGACGAACCGCACCTGTGCGACGTAGTCGAAGTAGGACGAAGACCCGAACGAGGTGATGTAGGCGTCGTAGATCAGCGTGAACAAGGCGAGCCACAGGAGAACGACGCCGAGCAGTGCCACCGGCAAGGTGAACAACGATGCCCGCTGCAGGCCCGTCCATTTCGGGCGGTCACTCTCTGTGTGCGTGGATACGCTTGCCATTTTCGTCCACCTCATCGGCAAAGTAGATCTCGCTGACGCCTCGACCGCCGGCGGCATCGCTCTTCTTCAACTGGACCACGATCGGGATGATCGAGCGGATGTATCGAATGATGTCGTCGCGCTCCATGCGCACGTTGCTGTTGAGCACCAGCGTCGACAGCCGGTTGAACGCGTGGTGCGGTGAGTTTGCGTGGATGGTCGACATCGAACCTGGATGCCCTGTATTGATGGCGTTCAAAAAGTCGAAGGCCTCGTCGCCGCGCAACTCGCCCATGAAGATCCGGTCCGGTCTGAGACGGAGCGCAGTGGCCAGCAGATCCCCCATCGTCACCCTCGCCTCGCCCTGGCCACCCTTCGAGACCAGCAGCGACACGACGTTCTCTTGGCATGGCTCAAGCTCGGCAGTGTCCTGCATGAGGATGAAGCGCTCGTGGTTCGGAATGGCGGTGAGCATCGTATTCAGAAACGTGGTCTTGCCGGTGGAGGTGCCGCCCGAAATCAGCATGCTCCGGTGATTGATCGCTGCGAGTTCCAGGAAGGCGCGAACCTCGCCGGCCCGCAGCAGGCGCGACAGCTCGAAATCGATGTCGTCGATGTAATCGTCGCCGGTCACCTTGGTGAAGCGAAACGCGCCAGCCTTCTCATAGTCGTTCAAATCGAAACGACGGATAAACTGCTTGCGGATGGAGAAGGCGTGGCCGGTCGCCGAGGTCGGGTTCAGCACGAACTGCACGCGTTCGCCATTGACCAGCGTC from Rhizobium indicum harbors:
- a CDS encoding ParA family protein gives rise to the protein MNVNLAAEFAQQGHRTLLIDCDEQESSTRWYNVSMKRGLLPTDGTLLHMRVAPGDRFRNRLADAPEADIRIYDVGGYVHQRAIEVYHECDAVLIPIIPEPTAATSAIKVATILKEISKKRPQGPIPYAAIWNYVDMIALKHNRSLPEVHAILTSGKIPMVETVIRKSNHFSDVGAGFGSLYSKLASIENNPSLTPSAKRRACESVLDAIDLVKKINNEFIGLLQAEAA
- a CDS encoding thermonuclease family protein, whose product is MNNGAWRFDRLLFCTLLGALVALPFAARADTAIEFVSYYQNAYAEGRDLIPGPQIPLDTSSIASRLDLQTVSPEAALSGNAFLGADGSVIKLAGVQGCLSTEPLEFAGMPTTCAMISLAGMTATLDEAKKGAGDAFPCHVFAQNPGGPAVRFAECFFVENGAVRSLSEALIRKGLAFAARDRAGRPVFPEYLQAEEAAHSERAGIWASDQFAHPNGERYPVNSSTN
- a CDS encoding thermonuclease family protein, with protein sequence MPMLANGNVMRESYFWPPVVPVQASQTDIPSAVDAGGAQPEFVPFPTQAQFETGDTWISGGRRYRLYGLQACLRGTNVTVFAGVVRDCGELDLIMAQALIRDTRPVCATIKNLDQNNAVVACQTTTGRHRYDLATYMIAQGWGFAAVDSAGQLIVPGYRVAEESARSARAGLWAYSDLPHPVSVLQQQAGAQQ
- a CDS encoding thermonuclease family protein — encoded protein: MAPTALFAQSRPTDVPRQIYGKVQVVDATTFEFLKSRQIVRLAGYEAPRLEQTATSDGVEWPAGQVSRAWMILRTLGQNVNCAPVDRDTNKVLIAHCFVGETNLAATAIAEGIGYAFNYRNEPQVAAYFDIERKARGLGYGVWSSPDLLPPWLYTASAVAAEKSDGQSPEAETGLPLPLPVTQAAR
- a CDS encoding helix-turn-helix domain-containing protein, with protein sequence MSRLKDDPSGKADDVSTLKALSFQERLAIGLRRLKAERGLSNKDLAEQLGVSEAYMSQVTRAMRDVKLSTLDKMQREWDVMIEDLLRVTEDDLSRIEALKAHRGKKKAPETTS
- a CDS encoding type IV secretory system conjugative DNA transfer family protein: MASVSTHTESDRPKWTGLQRASLFTLPVALLGVVLLWLALFTLIYDAYITSFGSSSYFDYVAQVRFVDAIHYTWSIIHVRNTVGLSLLAFVLASPLLFFLACLWMLKGGRALSRKILYLLHVRSMFSLIAHTALIFTAAYAGVIVYGVAFYMVATRAGEHAEIASYYGKHLAAMYQAPFGAIDAAGAYQKPSRQTLLAALAGLAAAGAIVGFPIGAAIQKRQRMIMGKARLATLKDAADFRLRDKHGIVLGLKQGLLLRNDGDQHVMVIGSPGQGKSRAFVIPTMMSFQGSQVVLDMSGELFEETSGYLKDKGYEVFLLAPGSKFTDGYNPLDLISDEPNQRITDLQKLTQMLLPERLRSDSSDFWEESARILLTAMLGFVLECPDTRKSLSELYRILNSMSDERKAIIQLLENYESVLSDQTRMQLTKFAGRHEKLGEGIAAEIVAKLNFLQNPLVEALTSITTIPIDTIRKRKLVIYIQADWNAMQIYERLISMFIQQMADKLVQMGPLRNGEHEVLMMLDEFGNGGRIDTVLTLAPLIRKNGVRFVFILQDGAQLERLYQRSGQKILMGASTIKLFMNFQNQEDATAVSMAAGKTTEWVEQSSYSHRHGRRQRSISKVPVSVDLLPVNTLMLMKPEEAILQVTGMPLMRIMKLDSGGERMFSKVRKFKPVKRPCMEPAEWTIADSKSAAAAPASTGTDIDAVRFVVKDAVRHVYISSLDELRHRLDLDETREAGVAEEEVQAEKKKQSGDKRKGDPASGQRKRGMPKTPGAARESDIGLDIDEEKLSRNVYSGSPAHRSVRAKPANGPPKQIDPRSVASVLQRQEVREVFGADLTALNDVIFQQAEGNALEPVLLNADVELLIESLSDRLTEGSSNAYLRQFASLARDPLGEDREQSGTEAHSE
- the virB11 gene encoding P-type DNA transfer ATPase VirB11 — its product is MNARPSISAEQHFLSEAIEPIRPFLDDPGVIEISCQRSNEIWLERIGQLSMVRQQVDGLDQESIRHMASRAASFTKQTVNAQHPLLSATLVNGERVQFVLNPTSATGHAFSIRKQFIRRFDLNDYEKAGAFRFTKVTGDDYIDDIDFELSRLLRAGEVRAFLELAAINHRSMLISGGTSTGKTTFLNTMLTAIPNHERFILMQDTAELEPCQENVVSLLVSKGGQGEARVTMGDLLATALRLRPDRIFMGELRGDEAFDFLNAINTGHPGSMSTIHANSPHHAFNRLSTLVLNSNVRMERDDIIRYIRSIIPIVVQLKKSDAAGGRGVSEIYFADEVDENGKRIHAHRE